One window from the genome of Moraxella nasibovis encodes:
- a CDS encoding RDD family protein, giving the protein MTKSIMTKSAKHRPAPRPSKATVSDDTIVIASPITRLMTMLYDGMLILAMLFLMGAVLSVVGTLMFIDVGTDVADAKELPAWYQNGVMTPAFVLTLVGFYGVFWRKSGQTLGMQTWRLKTVTSTGHLLTWGDSFKRIISACLLPLLCALVGAFVNGSRLAVLMSAFFGLVFNYVFCWFNRRGLAAHDILSNTMTLKVPKFEHEGIFASLKRRAKK; this is encoded by the coding sequence ATGACCAAATCAATCATGACCAAATCTGCCAAACACCGCCCAGCACCACGCCCGTCTAAGGCTACCGTCAGTGATGATACCATCGTCATCGCCAGTCCCATCACTCGCTTGATGACCATGCTGTATGATGGCATGCTGATTTTGGCGATGTTGTTTTTGATGGGAGCGGTATTGTCGGTCGTGGGGACGCTGATGTTTATCGATGTGGGGACGGATGTGGCGGACGCCAAAGAGCTGCCTGCATGGTATCAAAATGGCGTGATGACCCCTGCCTTTGTGCTGACTTTGGTGGGTTTTTATGGCGTGTTTTGGCGAAAGTCTGGGCAGACTTTGGGTATGCAGACTTGGCGGCTTAAGACGGTGACGAGCACGGGGCATCTTTTGACATGGGGCGATAGCTTTAAGCGCATCATCAGTGCGTGTCTGTTGCCACTTTTGTGTGCATTGGTGGGGGCGTTTGTGAATGGCTCACGCTTGGCGGTGCTGATGAGTGCGTTTTTTGGGTTGGTGTTTAATTATGTGTTTTGTTGGTTCAATCGTCGGGGCTTGGCGGCACATGACATTTTGTCCAATACCATGACCTTAAAAGTGCCAAAATTTGAGCATGAAGGGATTTTTGCGTCATTAAAAAGAAGGGCGAAAAAATAA